In the genome of Streptomyces sp. NBC_00259, the window CCCGCGCTCGTCCAGCATCCACACCCAGATCAGGCCGACCACGACGATGGAGGCGACGACCGGGGTGTAGAAGGCCGAGCGGAAGAAGGTGATGCCGGGGATCTGCTTCTGCACGAGCAGCGCCAGCAGCAGCGGCAGGATCACCAGGGCGGGTACGACGCCGAGCACGTACAGCGTGCTGTTGCGCAGCCCGATCCAGAACATCTCGTCGCCGAGCATCTCCTGGAAGTTGGCCAGGCCCACGAACCGGCCGGGGATCAGGGTCCTGCGGTCGGTGAAGGAGTTGGCCACCGTGGAGAGGAACGGGTACAGGCTGAAGGCGCCGGCGACCAGCAGTCCGGGGGCGGCGAACAGCCAGGGGCTGGTGGGCAGATGCCGTCGGATCCGCTGCCCGGGACGCGTGCGGCCCGCGGGGTCCGGGGGCTCGGGCGACACCGGCTCCGTCGTCGTGCTGCCGGAGCGGATCGCCGTGGAGGCGGTGGGGGTCTTCATGGCGAGTCCGTGTCTCAGCTCTGCTTCAGCAGCTTGTCACACGCCTTGACAGCGTTGTCAAGTGCTTCCTTGGGGCTCTCCTTGCCCTGGAGCGCCTTGGCGACCGAGTTGCGCAGCTCGGTCTTCATCTGCTCGCTCATCAGGACCGGGGTGTAATTGACCGCGGTCTTCAGGGACTTGGCGGCCGCGATCCGTACGCGCGTCTCGTCGGTGCCGTCCTCCTTGGTGAAGTACGGGTCGTCGAGGGAGCCCGCGGTGCTCGGGAAGATGGCGACCTGCTTGGCGAACGCCATCTGGTGCTGGGCGTCGGTGACGAAGTGCGCGAAGGCGACGGCGGCCGGCGTCTGCTTGCTCTGGGAGTTCACCATCACCCCCATCACGTACATGTTGTCCTTGCCGGTGCTGCTGATCTGCTCGGTGATCCCGATGCTCTTGTAGAGCGTCGGCGCTTCCTTCTTGAACTTCTCCAGGTCGAGGGCGGAGCCCGGGTTCATGGCCACGGCCTGGGTGAGGAACTTCTTGCCCGACGACTCGGGCGTCGCGGTCAGCGCCTGCGGGTCGAGTGCCTTCGCGTCGTACAACTCCTTGTACTTGGTGAGGAGTTCGACGCCCTTGGGCTCGTTGAAGGTGAAGGCGGAGCCCTCGTCGTTCATCAGCCGGACGCCGTAACGGCCGAAGTCCTCGATGGTGGGGACGTTGGCCAGGGTGGCGATCTCGCCCTTGCTCTTCTCGGCCAGTTGGAGCGACTGGGCGAAGAGCTCGTCGTACGTCGTCGGCGGCTGTTCGGCGTCCAGGCCCGCGTCCTTGAACAGCTTCTTGTTGTAGAACAGCGGGCCGGTGTTGAGATACCAGGGGAAGGCGTACGTGCCGTTCACGCCCGGGACCTGATGGCCCGCCCAGGCACCCGGCAGGTACTCCTTCTTGTACTTCGCCGCTGCCTTGTCGAGGTCGAGGGCGAGGCCGGCCTTGGCCAGCGGGGCGACCAGGTCCGGGGAGACGTTGACGACGTCGGGGAGCGTGCCGGCCGCGGCGTCGGCACTGATCTTGTCGGCGTAGCCCTCACCGGGCTGGTCGACCCACTTCACCTCGGTTCCGGGGTACTTCTTCTCGAACTCGGCGATGAGCCCGGTGAAGAACGGCTTGAAGTTGGCCTGCAGGTTCCAGGTCTGGAACGTGATCTTGCCTTCCACCTTGCCGGACGCGTCCGGCGTCCCGGCGGCGCCCGACCCGGCGCCACAGGCGCTGAGCGGCAGTACGGCGGCGAGGACGGTGGCAGCGGCGACTGCCCTGCGGGAGATACGCACGGTGATACGGCTCCTTTGCTCGGCCCGGCGTGGGGCGGCACCGGGACGCATGGCGTCGGCGGATGCTGCCAGCAGACCCTGCATTGCGGCCGCGGAGAAAGTCAATGGATTCGTTCGAGAAAGTTCATTCTCCGTGGAGTCACCGCAGCTCAGAGGCACACACGCAACCCCTTGCGTGATCGACTAATGCGCTTTAGAGTGGAGGAACTCAAGCGCATTAGTGCACCGATGTCCGGGAAAGGGGCACGGGTGGTGGCGAACCCTCCGTCCGCCAAGGACACATCGCCGGCCCGGCGGTCCCCGGCGCGCCGGCCGACGATGAAGGACATCGCCCGCCGTGCGGGGGTCTCGGAGAGCGCCGTGTCGTTCGCGCTCAACGACCGGCCCGGGGTCTCGGAGATCACCCGGGACCGGGTGCGCCGGGTCGCCGAGCAGTTGGGCTGGCGGCCCAGCACCGCGGCCCGCGCGCTGTCCGGTGAAGGCGCGGCCACCGTGGGCCTGGTGGTCGCGCGGCCCGCCGGGACGCTCGGCGTCGACTCGTTCTTCCTCCAGCTGATCTCGGGCATCCAGGAGGTGCTCTCCGAGCGCCATCTCGGCCTGCTCTTCCAGGTGGTGGAGGACGTGGACGCCGAATGCGCCGTCTATCGCCGCTGGTGGGCCGAGCACCGGGTGGACGGAGTGCTGGTCGTCGACCCGCGCACCGACGATCCCCGGGCCGCGCTGCTCGACGAACTGGGCCTGCCGGGCGTGGTGATCGGCGGGGTTCCGGAGGGCGGCCACCCGGGGCTGTCCACCGTCTGGGCGGACGACGCCGGTGCCATGGCGTCCGTCGTCGGCCGCCTTCATGCGCTCGGGCACCGCCGCATCGTGCACATCGCGGGCCTGCCGGGCCTCGCCCACACCGAGCGGCGCATCCGCTCCCTGCGCGCGGAGGCCGAGCGCCTCGGGCTGACCGAGGCCCGTTCCGTCACCACCGACTACTCGGACGCGGAGGGCGCGGCGGTCACCCGCGGCGTTCTGACGGGCGAGGCGCCACCGACCGCGCTCGTGTACGACAACGACGTGATGGCCGTGGCGGGAATCGCCGCGGCGACCGGTCTCGGCTACGCGGTGCCCGACGACGTCTCGATCGTGGCCTGGGAGGACTCGGCCCTGTGCCGCCTCGTGGAGCCGTGGCTCGCGGCGCTCTCCCGGGACACGGTCTCCTTCGGCCGCAGTGCGGCCCGCGAACTCACCGCCCTCCTCGACGGCGGCCCGGCCCGCACGGTCCAGGTGCCGGTGCCGGAGCTGATCGAGCGGGAGAGCATCGGCCCGGTGCGGTCCGGAGGCTGAGGACGACGCCGCGCGCCGGCCACCGGCCACCACCGGTGCGCGGGCCGGGTCGCGCCCCGGTTCCTTACGACCTGTGCGGCGGAACCGGCCGCCGGACGAGCGGACTCGTGGCCGCTCAGAGCTGTGCCCTGCGGCCGCACGGGCCGCAGGGCACAGGTGATGCTGTGACGGATCAGCCGCGGGCGGCGCGGCGCTTGCGCGTCACGACCAGGATGCCGCCGCCGGCCAGGACCGCTACGGCCGCGGCTCCGGCGATTACGGGGGTGGCGCTGGAGCCACCCGTCTCCGCGAGGTCGCCCGGAGTGCTGGGCGCGGGCGTCGGAGTCGCGGACTGCGGCGGCTCCGTGCTCGGGGTCTCGGAGGGCTCCGGCTCCTCGGGCTTCGGCGTCTCGGAAGGCGGCGGCGTCGGCTCCGGCGTCTGCGAAGGCGGCGTCGTCTCGCAGACGGGCGAGGACTTGGTCTCGTCGTGCGAGAACCGGTCGCCGTCGCCGGCCTTCACGACGAGCCGCACCGCGGCCTCGGCCGTGTGCTCGGGCAGCTTGATCGTTTCGCTGAATCCGCTGCCGAACTCCTTGGTGGGCAGCAGGTCCTTGCCGTCGACGGTGATGGTCACCGTGTTGGTGACGTCGTCGTTGTAGGCCTTGAGGTCGACGGTCACCTCGGAGCAGGTCACCGTCCAGCGGGGGGTGTGGGCCGATGCCGGAGTGGCACACAGACCAACTCCGATGAAACCGGCCGCCGCGCTCGCTATGAGAGCGCCCGAGCGTCTCCGCGCGCGGGTGGATACCTTCATCAATCCTCCATGTACATGCGTACATCGGGTCTGGTGCCAGCGCACAGTACTCCCCCGCTTTCCGGCACCGAGCACCGCCCACCTCTCCGGCGGACAATGGGCGCATGCGGCTGCTGATCACGTCCGACACCCATGTGCCGAAGCGGGCCCGGGAGCTGCCCGACGAGCTGCTCGCGGCCGTCGGGCGGGCCGACGCGGTGCTGCACGCGGGCGACTGGGTGGACACGGCGACCCTGGATCTGCTCGAAGCCCGCGCCCGGCGTCTCATCGCCGTGTACGGCAACAACGACGGTCCCGGGCTGCGGGCCCGGCTGCCGGAGGTGGCGCGGGCCGAACTCGGCGGGCTGCGCTTCGGTGTCGTGCACGAGACGGGTGTCGCACAGGGCCGTGAGCGGCGGTGCGCCGAGCGCTTCCCCGATCTGGACGTGCTGGTCTTCGGTCACAGTCACATCCCGTGGGACACCACGGCCGAGGGCGGGCTGCGGCTGCTGAACCCGGGTTCGCCGACGGACCGGCGGCGGCAGCCGTACTGCACCTACATGACGGCCGTGGCGGCGCACGGGCAGCTGACGGAGGTCGGACTGCACCGGTTGCCGCCACGGCCATAGGGCGTGGCGCGGGGTTCAGGAACGGTGCAGCAGGGCGGTCATGGTGTCCAGAAGCACCGCCTCGGGGTCCGGCACGCCACCGGTCGAGCGCCAGGCCACGAATCCGTCCGGGCGAACCACCACGGCGCCTTCGTTCGTCGCCCCGTGGAGTGCCGCCCAGTCGGAGCCCGACTCGGGCACGAGGTCGCTTCCCGGGCCCTCGCCGATCCGGTAGGCGTCCAGGGTGATGGACAGCCGGGCGGCGACATGCTCCGCCGCCGTGTGCCACGAGGCGCCGCCGGAACCGGTGAGCAGGACGAAGTTGCGTTCGTACAGGTCCAGCGTGGACAGCGTCCGCATCGTGCCGGGCGGGTGCAGCCACATGTGCGGGGCGCGGGTACCGGGGTCGCCGGTGATCCGCATCCGTTCGGGTACGACGGGCAGTGCCGGGTCGGCGCCCAGCACGGCGCCGTGCGGATAGCAGTAGCCCATGGCGACGGTGAGCATCCCGCTCTGCCGTCCGCCGGCCATCTCGGGGGCCGGCGCATAGCCCGGGTGGCTGTGCTCGGCCGAGCGCACCGAGGCACGCTCGCTCGTCGCCTGCGCCACCGGCCTGCGCTCGGCCCCGTAGGACTCCAGCAGACCGGGGCCGGCGGAGCCGTTCAGGACGAGGGCGAGCTTCCAGGCCAGGTTGTGCGCGTCCTGGATACCGGTGTTGGAGCCGAACGCGCCGGTGGGGGACATCTCGTGGGCGGAGTCGCCGGCGAGGAAGACACGTCCCTGGCCGTACCGTTCCGCGACGCGTTCCGCGGCGTGCCAGGGCGCCTTGCCGGTGATCTCGACGTCGATGTCCCCGGCGCCGACGGCCCGGCGGATGTGGGCGATGCAGCGTTCGTCGGTGAAGTCCTCCAGCGTCTCGCCGGTGTCGGGCTGCCAGGGGGCGTGGAAGACCCAGTTCTCGGTGTTGTCCACCGGCAGCAGGGCGCCGTCCGCGTCTTCGCCGGTGAGGTAGCAGACGATGAAGCGGCGGTCGCCGACGACATCGGCGAGGGCACGCGAGCGGAAGGTGATGCTCACGTTGTGGAACAGGTCGCCGTGACCCGTCTGGCCGATTCCGAGGTGGCCGCGGATGGGGCTGCGGGGCCCGTCGGCCGCGATCAGATAGTCCGCGCGTACGGTCCTGCGCTTGCCCGTCTCACGGTCCTGGATGATCCCGGTGACACCGTCCGCGTCCTGCTCGAAGGAGAGCAGTTCGGTGGAGTAGCGCAGGTCGCCACCGAGCTTGAGGGCGCAGTCCAGCAGGACCGGCTCCAGGTCGTTCTGGCTGCACACGCACCAGCCGGAGGGACTGAACCGGGCCACACCGTTGCCGGGGTCGATGTCCTTGAGCAGCCACTCACCGGCGTCACCGGTGAGCGACGGAGTCTGGAAGATGCCGTGGTTGTCCGCGAGGAGGGAGGCGGCTTCGTGGATGAGCGATTCGGTGCCGGCCACCCGGAACAGCTCCATGGTGCGCACGTTGTTGCCGCGGCCCCGAGGATGCCTCGACGTGCCCGCGTGTCTCTCGACCAGCATGTGCTCTACGCCGAGCCGGCCCAGGAACAGCGACGCGGACAGTCCCACCAGGGAGCCGCCCGCGATGAGGACAGGTACGCGCTCGTCGATGTGTTCTTCCATCAGTAGCTCCAGCTCCAGCCGCCGGTAGGGGGGAATGGAGTTTCCATGCCCTGGCGGGAGGGCCTCGATCGCCCGTTCACCCACCTGGTTCACACATCTCGCGCCACCCGTGGTACCGGCACAGGATCGAAGCCTGAAACCCCCGAGCCGGCGTGCACCGCACGCGGCGGCCCCACCGTCTCGAAGGAGATGCGTGCATCATGACAACGCTTTCCGAACGTATATCCCAGTCGGCCTTTGACGGCTCCCGGCTGCGTGTCGTACTGCTGCTCGACCTTCACGACGGCGCTCAGCAGAACTTCCTGAAGGCGTACGAGCACATGCGCAACCAGGTGGCCTCGGTCCCCGGTCACATCAGCGACCAGCTCTGCCAGTCGATCGAGAACCCCTCGCAGTGGCTGATCACCAGTGAGTGGGAGAGCGCACCGCCCTTCCTCGCCTGGGTGAACAGCGAGGAGCACGTCGAGACGGTACGGCCGCTCCACAACTGCGTGCGGGACACCCGGTCGCTTCGCTTCAGCGTGCTGCGCGAGACGGGCAAGCTGCACACCGCTGCGGGCACCCAGGAGCTGGGCGGGCTGCAGCCGTTCCCCCGAGTGGGTGACAACGTGGTGCGCCACGCCCTCACCTTCACCGTCAAGCCGGGCAGCGAACCGGTCGTGGCGGAGATCCTCGCGGGTTACGACTCGCCGGCGGCGAAGGTCGACGAGCACACCCGGCTGCGGCGCACCTCGCTGTTCATGCACGGCAACCGCGTCGTGCGGGCCGTCGAGGTGGAGGGCGACCTGATGGCCGCGCTGCGCCATGTGTCCCGGCAGCCCGAGGTGCGGGCCGTCGAGGAGGCCATCAACCCCTACCTGGAGCAGGACCGGGACCTCAACGACCCGGATTCCGCACGGGTGTTCTTCACCCGGGCGGCGCTCCCTGCGGTGCACCGCCTCGCGTCCACCGGCAAGGAGGACGACGACGTCAAGCGGCACGCGCTGTTCTACCCGGCCAAGCCGGGCTGCGGCATGGCGCTGGCCCGGCTGCTCGCCGGGCAGGACGAGGCGGCGGCCGACGATCCCTCGGCACCGATCGACAGCAGCACGATCTTCCAGCGCGACGACATCGTCGTACGGCTCGTGGATGTGCGCGGTTCCATCGACGCGGCGCCCCTGCAGGTGATCGGCGCGCACGGCCCGCGCAAGGCGTCCATGCTGGCGCGCCTGCTCGACAACGAGGCGCTCGGCGCCGGCGCACCGGCGGATGACGAGGACATGTCCCGCTTCCTGGCCCGCGCCGACATGCGTCTGATCACCGATCGCCACGCCCCCTGAAACGTGCGTCAGGCCGCAGAAGGAAGGCCACGCACACACCGAACCGCCGGCACCACGCCGTACGGCCACGTGGAGGAACCAGTCATGACCACACCCCATCGCATCGTCGACCTGAGCGAGACCCAGCCCAATCGCAGGCGCGGAGGCGACTTGCGCGCCATGCTCACGCCCACCGCCGTGGGTGCCACGAGCGGCTTCATGGGCCTGGCGATCGTGGAGCCCGGCGACCGCATCGGTGAGCACTACCACCCGTACTCCGAGGAGTTCGTGTACGTCGTCCGCGGCGAGCTCGAGGTCGACCTGGACGACGAGACGTTCTCGATCCGGCCGGACCAGGGTCTGCTCATCCCGCCCTATGTGCGCCACCGGTTCCGCAACGTGGGCAGCGAGGAGGCCCGGATGGTCTTCCATCTCGGCCCGCTCGCCCCGCGTCCGGAACTGGGCCACGTCGACACGGAGGAGACTCCCGGCGCGGAGGCCGCCTCGGCGCACCGGCCGCCCGAACGGACCGGGACGGCTTCATGACCCGGCGCGTAGCGGTCACCGGCGTCGGCATAGTCGCGCCGGGAGGTGTCGGAATACCGGCGTTCTGGAACCTCCTGGCCAACGGCCGCACGGCGACGCGCGGCATCACGCTCTTCGACCCGACCGGGTTCCGCTCGCGGATCGCCGCCGAGTGCGACTTCGATCCGCAGGCCAACGGCCTCGGCCCCGAGGAGGTCCAGCGCGCCGACCGGTATGTGCAGTTCGCCATGGTCGCCGCGCGGGAAGCCCTGCGGGACGCCGGTCTCGACCCGGAGAAGGAGGATCCCTGGCGGATCGGAGTGTCGCTGGGCACCGCCGTTGGCGGCACCACCCGGCTTGAGCACGACTATGTCAAGGTCAGCAGTTCCGGCCGGCGCTGGGACGTGGAGCCCAGCGAGGCGGAGCCGCATCTGCACCGGGCGTTCTCGCCCAGTGCCCTCGCCTCCGAGGTCGCCGAACAGACCGGCGCCCACGGCCCGGTGCAGACCGTGTCCACGGGATGCACCTCCGGGCTGGACGCGATCGGATACGCCTTCCACGCGATAGAGGAGGGCAGGGTCGACGTCTGCATCACGGGCGCGTCGGACTCGCCCATCTCCCCGATCACGGTGGCCTGCTTCGACGCGATCAAGGCGACGTCCCCGAACAACGACGATCCGGCCCATGCCTCCCGCCCCTTCGACGCTCACCGCGACGGATTCGTCATGGGTGAGGGCGGAGCCGTGCTCGTCCTGGAGGAGCTCGAACACGCCCGTGCCCGCGGTGCCACGGTGTACTGCGAGATCGGCGGTTACGCGACGTTCGGCAACGCGTACCACATGACCGGTCTCACCCGGGAGGGTCTGGAGATGGCCCGTGCCATCGACAGCGCTCTCGGCCACGCCCGCATCGACGGGTCGGACATCGACTACGTGAACGCGCATGGTTCCGGAACGCAGCAGAACGACCGGCACGAGACCGCCGCCGTGAAGCAGTCGCTCGGGAACCACGCGTACAAGGTGCCGATGAGTTCCATCAAATCCATGGTGGGTCACTCGCTCGGCGCGATCGGGGCGATAGAGGTCGTGGCCTGTGTGCTGGCGCTGGCCCACCAGGTGGTGCCGCCGACGGCGAACTACGAGACCCCTGACCCCGAGTGCGATCTCGACTATGTGCCACGCACGGCGCGCGCTCTGAAGCTGCGCAACGTGCTCTCGGTCGGCAGCGGATTCGGCGGATTCCAGTCCGCCGTGGTCCTGACCCGACCAGGAGGGAGGACACGATGAGTCCTCGGCAGGACCGGCGTGCGGTTGTCACCGGAATCGGTGTCGTCGCCCCCAACGGGGTCGGTACCGATGCCTTCTGGAAATCCACTCGGGAGGGCATCAGCGTCCTCGACCACATCACACGTGAAGGCTGCGATCATCTGCCGGTCCGTGTCGCCGGGGAGGTCCGCGGCTTCGATCCCCAATCCCTGGTCGAGGAGCGGTTCCTCGTCCAGACCGACCGGTTCACGCACTTCGCGATGGCCGCCGCCGACATGGCACTGGCCGACGCGCGGATAGCGTCCGGCGACTACAGCGAGTCCCCTTTCGCCGTGGGCGTGGTCACGGCCGCCGGTTCCGGCGGCGGTGAGTTCGGCCAGCGTGAGCTTCAGCGGCTGTGGGGACAGGGTTCGCGCTATGTGGGCCCGTACCAGTCCATCGCCTGGTTCTACGCGGCGAGCACCGGCCAGATCTCGATCCGCGGTGGGTTCAAGGGCCCCTGCGGTGTGGTGGCGAGCGACGAGGCGGGCGGTCTGGACGCCCTGGCGCATGCCTCCCGGGTCATCGGCCGGGGCACGGACGCCGTGGTCATCGGCGCCGCCGAGGCACCACTGGCGCCGTACTCGCTCGTCTGCCAGCTCGGCTACCGGGAACTCAGCATGAGCGACGACCCGGACCGGGCCTACCGGCCCTTCACCAAGAGCGCGAACGGTTTCGTGCCCGCGGAGGGCGGAGCGATGCTCGTCGTCGAGGAGGAGGCGGTGGCACGCCGCCGCGGTGCGGAGATCCGTGCCGTGGTGGCCGGCCACGCGGCGACCTTCACCGGGGCAGGCCGGTGGGACCGGTCCCGTGAGGGGCTGGCCCAGGCGATCCGTGGAGCCCTGGCCGACGCCGGGTGTGCCCCCGAGGAGGTCGACGTCGTCTTCGCGGACGCGCTCGGCATCCCGGAGGCCGACCGGGCCGAGGCCCTGGCGATCGCCGACGCCCTGGGCGCGCACGGCGGCAGGGTGCCGGTGACGGCACCCAAGACCGGCACGGGGCGGGCGTACTGCGGAGCACCCGTGCTGGACACGGCCGCCGCGGTGCTCGCCCTGCAGGACGGTGTCGTCCCGCCCACGCCCAACGTCTTCGACGTGTGCCACGAGCTGCAGGTCGTGACCGGCGGGCCCCGTCCCGCCGAACTGCGCACGGCCCTGGTGCTGAGCCGAGGGCTCATGGGCTCGAACGCGGCGCTCGTGCTGCGGCACGGCGCCACCACCCTGTGAAGAACGCGCGAGAAGGAGCACTCCTCATGACCATGCAGATCTCCAAACTGACCATCGAAGAGCTGGCCGCTCTGATGAAGAAGGGCGCCGGTATCTCCGTCGACCCGAAGGAGATGGGTGGCCGGCCCGAAGCGCGGTTCGACGAGTACGGCCTCGACTCGCTCGGTCTCCTCGGCATCGTGGGCGAGCTCGAGAACCGGTACGGCCGCGCACTCCCCGCCGACGCGGACCGCTGCAAGACCCCGCGCGAATTCCTCGACCTCGTCAACACCTCTCTCATGGCAGGAGCATGAAGTGTCCGGGCACACAGAGAACAAGATCACCATTGACGCTCCCCTGGACCTCGTCTGGGACGTCACGAACGACATCGAGAACTGGCCCCAGCT includes:
- a CDS encoding carbohydrate ABC transporter permease, which codes for MKTPTASTAIRSGSTTTEPVSPEPPDPAGRTRPGQRIRRHLPTSPWLFAAPGLLVAGAFSLYPFLSTVANSFTDRRTLIPGRFVGLANFQEMLGDEMFWIGLRNSTLYVLGVVPALVILPLLLALLVQKQIPGITFFRSAFYTPVVASIVVVGLIWVWMLDERGLVNAVLEAVGIGTVGFLSDQWLLLLSAMTVTVWKGLGYYMIIYLAALANVPRELHEAASVDGAGAVRRFVTVTLPAVRSTMVLVGALASVAAFKVFSEVYLMAGPAGGPAGEDTTLVMLVQRTGTGLSGRVGYASAISVVVFVVTVALMLLVLRADRKEDR
- a CDS encoding ABC transporter substrate-binding protein, with the translated sequence MRISRRAVAAATVLAAVLPLSACGAGSGAAGTPDASGKVEGKITFQTWNLQANFKPFFTGLIAEFEKKYPGTEVKWVDQPGEGYADKISADAAAGTLPDVVNVSPDLVAPLAKAGLALDLDKAAAKYKKEYLPGAWAGHQVPGVNGTYAFPWYLNTGPLFYNKKLFKDAGLDAEQPPTTYDELFAQSLQLAEKSKGEIATLANVPTIEDFGRYGVRLMNDEGSAFTFNEPKGVELLTKYKELYDAKALDPQALTATPESSGKKFLTQAVAMNPGSALDLEKFKKEAPTLYKSIGITEQISSTGKDNMYVMGVMVNSQSKQTPAAVAFAHFVTDAQHQMAFAKQVAIFPSTAGSLDDPYFTKEDGTDETRVRIAAAKSLKTAVNYTPVLMSEQMKTELRNSVAKALQGKESPKEALDNAVKACDKLLKQS
- a CDS encoding LacI family DNA-binding transcriptional regulator — translated: MSGKGARVVANPPSAKDTSPARRSPARRPTMKDIARRAGVSESAVSFALNDRPGVSEITRDRVRRVAEQLGWRPSTAARALSGEGAATVGLVVARPAGTLGVDSFFLQLISGIQEVLSERHLGLLFQVVEDVDAECAVYRRWWAEHRVDGVLVVDPRTDDPRAALLDELGLPGVVIGGVPEGGHPGLSTVWADDAGAMASVVGRLHALGHRRIVHIAGLPGLAHTERRIRSLRAEAERLGLTEARSVTTDYSDAEGAAVTRGVLTGEAPPTALVYDNDVMAVAGIAAATGLGYAVPDDVSIVAWEDSALCRLVEPWLAALSRDTVSFGRSAARELTALLDGGPARTVQVPVPELIERESIGPVRSGG
- a CDS encoding LAETG motif-containing sortase-dependent surface protein — encoded protein: MKVSTRARRRSGALIASAAAGFIGVGLCATPASAHTPRWTVTCSEVTVDLKAYNDDVTNTVTITVDGKDLLPTKEFGSGFSETIKLPEHTAEAAVRLVVKAGDGDRFSHDETKSSPVCETTPPSQTPEPTPPPSETPKPEEPEPSETPSTEPPQSATPTPAPSTPGDLAETGGSSATPVIAGAAAVAVLAGGGILVVTRKRRAARG
- a CDS encoding metallophosphoesterase family protein: MRLLITSDTHVPKRARELPDELLAAVGRADAVLHAGDWVDTATLDLLEARARRLIAVYGNNDGPGLRARLPEVARAELGGLRFGVVHETGVAQGRERRCAERFPDLDVLVFGHSHIPWDTTAEGGLRLLNPGSPTDRRRQPYCTYMTAVAAHGQLTEVGLHRLPPRP
- a CDS encoding FAD-dependent oxidoreductase, whose amino-acid sequence is MEEHIDERVPVLIAGGSLVGLSASLFLGRLGVEHMLVERHAGTSRHPRGRGNNVRTMELFRVAGTESLIHEAASLLADNHGIFQTPSLTGDAGEWLLKDIDPGNGVARFSPSGWCVCSQNDLEPVLLDCALKLGGDLRYSTELLSFEQDADGVTGIIQDRETGKRRTVRADYLIAADGPRSPIRGHLGIGQTGHGDLFHNVSITFRSRALADVVGDRRFIVCYLTGEDADGALLPVDNTENWVFHAPWQPDTGETLEDFTDERCIAHIRRAVGAGDIDVEITGKAPWHAAERVAERYGQGRVFLAGDSAHEMSPTGAFGSNTGIQDAHNLAWKLALVLNGSAGPGLLESYGAERRPVAQATSERASVRSAEHSHPGYAPAPEMAGGRQSGMLTVAMGYCYPHGAVLGADPALPVVPERMRITGDPGTRAPHMWLHPPGTMRTLSTLDLYERNFVLLTGSGGASWHTAAEHVAARLSITLDAYRIGEGPGSDLVPESGSDWAALHGATNEGAVVVRPDGFVAWRSTGGVPDPEAVLLDTMTALLHRS
- a CDS encoding SchA/CurD-like domain-containing protein, producing the protein MTTLSERISQSAFDGSRLRVVLLLDLHDGAQQNFLKAYEHMRNQVASVPGHISDQLCQSIENPSQWLITSEWESAPPFLAWVNSEEHVETVRPLHNCVRDTRSLRFSVLRETGKLHTAAGTQELGGLQPFPRVGDNVVRHALTFTVKPGSEPVVAEILAGYDSPAAKVDEHTRLRRTSLFMHGNRVVRAVEVEGDLMAALRHVSRQPEVRAVEEAINPYLEQDRDLNDPDSARVFFTRAALPAVHRLASTGKEDDDVKRHALFYPAKPGCGMALARLLAGQDEAAADDPSAPIDSSTIFQRDDIVVRLVDVRGSIDAAPLQVIGAHGPRKASMLARLLDNEALGAGAPADDEDMSRFLARADMRLITDRHAP
- a CDS encoding cupin domain-containing protein — translated: MTTPHRIVDLSETQPNRRRGGDLRAMLTPTAVGATSGFMGLAIVEPGDRIGEHYHPYSEEFVYVVRGELEVDLDDETFSIRPDQGLLIPPYVRHRFRNVGSEEARMVFHLGPLAPRPELGHVDTEETPGAEAASAHRPPERTGTAS
- a CDS encoding beta-ketoacyl-[acyl-carrier-protein] synthase family protein, with product MTRRVAVTGVGIVAPGGVGIPAFWNLLANGRTATRGITLFDPTGFRSRIAAECDFDPQANGLGPEEVQRADRYVQFAMVAAREALRDAGLDPEKEDPWRIGVSLGTAVGGTTRLEHDYVKVSSSGRRWDVEPSEAEPHLHRAFSPSALASEVAEQTGAHGPVQTVSTGCTSGLDAIGYAFHAIEEGRVDVCITGASDSPISPITVACFDAIKATSPNNDDPAHASRPFDAHRDGFVMGEGGAVLVLEELEHARARGATVYCEIGGYATFGNAYHMTGLTREGLEMARAIDSALGHARIDGSDIDYVNAHGSGTQQNDRHETAAVKQSLGNHAYKVPMSSIKSMVGHSLGAIGAIEVVACVLALAHQVVPPTANYETPDPECDLDYVPRTARALKLRNVLSVGSGFGGFQSAVVLTRPGGRTR
- a CDS encoding ketosynthase chain-length factor; this encodes MSPRQDRRAVVTGIGVVAPNGVGTDAFWKSTREGISVLDHITREGCDHLPVRVAGEVRGFDPQSLVEERFLVQTDRFTHFAMAAADMALADARIASGDYSESPFAVGVVTAAGSGGGEFGQRELQRLWGQGSRYVGPYQSIAWFYAASTGQISIRGGFKGPCGVVASDEAGGLDALAHASRVIGRGTDAVVIGAAEAPLAPYSLVCQLGYRELSMSDDPDRAYRPFTKSANGFVPAEGGAMLVVEEEAVARRRGAEIRAVVAGHAATFTGAGRWDRSREGLAQAIRGALADAGCAPEEVDVVFADALGIPEADRAEALAIADALGAHGGRVPVTAPKTGTGRAYCGAPVLDTAAAVLALQDGVVPPTPNVFDVCHELQVVTGGPRPAELRTALVLSRGLMGSNAALVLRHGATTL
- a CDS encoding acyl carrier protein yields the protein MTMQISKLTIEELAALMKKGAGISVDPKEMGGRPEARFDEYGLDSLGLLGIVGELENRYGRALPADADRCKTPREFLDLVNTSLMAGA